Proteins encoded in a region of the Acidobacteriota bacterium genome:
- the hutI gene encoding imidazolonepropionase — MIDADLIVTHIAELATPTGNGPRLGADLGQLTTIPDAAVACRDGIFVWVGPRSELEQAVRLTEDGHTVDADGGTALPGFVDPHTHLPFIGWRESEFDERLRGASYSDIAARGGGILSTVAKTREASTEQLAETVENRLDAMLALGTTTVEAKSGYGLSFDHEIKQLEALSHAARHHPVKLVPTFLGAHTIPPEFKDRRADYVALLVDRLLPEIVERQLAEYADAFVDAHAFSIDEARTILTAARESGLGVRLHADQLADDGAAALAAELGASSADHLEYASDAGIEAMAKAGTGGILLPAATFFLMMDAPPPGRRLVDGGVPVALATDFNPGSCPTESMTAAMWFACLNGKLTVDEAITAATLNAAHTLGRADRIGSVEVGKRADLVVHRIPNRYHLVYRFGAPRVEFVFAAGRLVYEA, encoded by the coding sequence GTCGCGACGGCATTTTTGTCTGGGTCGGTCCACGATCCGAACTCGAACAGGCCGTCCGATTGACGGAAGACGGTCATACGGTGGATGCCGACGGCGGGACCGCACTCCCAGGATTTGTCGATCCCCACACCCATCTGCCGTTCATCGGCTGGAGAGAATCGGAATTCGACGAGCGACTCCGCGGCGCCAGCTACTCGGACATCGCGGCCCGTGGCGGTGGGATCCTCTCGACGGTTGCGAAGACCCGGGAGGCCTCCACCGAGCAACTGGCCGAGACGGTAGAGAACCGGCTCGACGCGATGCTGGCGCTGGGGACCACCACCGTCGAGGCCAAGAGTGGTTACGGCCTCTCCTTCGACCACGAGATCAAACAGCTGGAGGCGCTGAGCCACGCTGCCCGCCATCATCCGGTCAAGCTGGTCCCGACCTTCCTGGGTGCCCACACGATCCCCCCGGAGTTCAAGGACCGACGCGCCGATTACGTCGCCTTGCTGGTGGATCGACTCCTGCCGGAGATCGTCGAGCGCCAATTGGCCGAGTACGCCGATGCGTTCGTCGACGCCCATGCCTTTTCCATCGACGAGGCGAGGACCATCCTGACGGCGGCACGCGAGAGCGGGCTCGGTGTACGCCTCCACGCCGATCAGCTGGCCGACGACGGTGCGGCGGCGCTGGCGGCGGAGCTGGGGGCCAGCTCGGCCGACCACCTGGAGTACGCCTCGGATGCCGGCATCGAGGCGATGGCGAAAGCCGGCACCGGTGGGATCCTCCTGCCTGCCGCGACGTTCTTCCTGATGATGGATGCCCCGCCCCCCGGACGACGACTGGTCGATGGCGGTGTCCCCGTGGCGTTGGCCACCGACTTCAATCCAGGCTCTTGTCCAACCGAGTCGATGACGGCGGCCATGTGGTTCGCCTGTCTGAACGGGAAGCTGACGGTGGACGAGGCGATCACGGCAGCGACGCTGAACGCGGCCCACACCCTCGGACGTGCCGACCGCATCGGTAGTGTCGAGGTCGGGAAGCGCGCGGACCTGGTCGTTCATCGCATCCCCAATCGGTACCACCTGGTCTACCGATTCGGGGCGCCTCGTGTCGAGTTTGTCTTTGCTGCGGGACGGTTGGTCTACGAGGCCTAG
- a CDS encoding secondary thiamine-phosphate synthase enzyme YjbQ → MNFLTRHLQFEVPTRMDFINITRDVEMLVDESGIQEGLCLVNAMHITASVFINDDESGLHQDYKKWLEELAPHDPSRYLHNRTGEDNGDAHHKRQIMGREVVVAVTAGRLDFGPWEQIFYGEFDGRRAKRVLVKIIGE, encoded by the coding sequence ATGAACTTCCTTACCCGTCATCTGCAGTTCGAGGTCCCGACCCGCATGGATTTCATCAACATCACTCGGGATGTCGAGATGTTGGTCGACGAGAGCGGGATCCAGGAAGGCCTGTGTCTGGTCAACGCGATGCACATCACGGCCAGCGTCTTCATCAATGACGACGAGTCGGGCCTACATCAGGACTACAAGAAATGGCTGGAGGAGTTAGCGCCTCATGACCCCTCGCGATATCTCCACAATCGCACGGGAGAGGACAACGGCGACGCCCATCACAAGCGGCAGATCATGGGTCGCGAGGTGGTGGTCGCGGTGACCGCTGGACGCCTGGACTTCGGGCCGTGGGAGCAGATCTTCTACGGCGAGTTTGACGGCCGTCGCGCCAAACGAGTCCTGGTCAAGATTATCGGGGAGTAG
- a CDS encoding MMPL family transporter yields MSSDSSGNPQFGGRHRLLLRVERFGRRHYLIVFVMAALALAAGGFFGSKLKLESNVLALIPEGNRQVDTLKEALNDFGSIDYLMVLLEAADDNSQDSLEDFSDVLAERLSAETELIEYVEHRFALDESFLELFYDNALLFLPPEKLADVAAKLEDEAIRRQVQETRLHLSNPAAILLDDPQRADPLGLMPLFLDRLQSNRNVLQIDVSDGYYLSRDRKLLIMLVKPTGPSQDIDFDERLLQAVRQAETDSRDEIHERDGADALTPSVHYGGNYAVAVDEADLIREDVSRNLILSLLAVSMLYWLCYRRFAALLYSSIPLLVGQALTFGLAFLVLQSLNASSSAFTALLMGLGTDFVIVIYARYVEERRAGRTLAQATERMIGETGLGVFTGAITSAGTFYAMCISQFRGLRDLGFLIGSGILLCAVAILFMLPAMITWNEGVRKRKVDSVKKLHLQSFLLEHLIPLSVRYRKTVITLIVIATLGSGWLATRLEFDDSIKALRSNKSAAYQVQKRITDRFGAALSYMMAIVEAPTHDEALALTQKVEDRLQPFVEDGTVGSYDSVLAYLPGETQQREVLQAVAASPAEFDAERVKSTFLSELDKQRMNPAAFDEFLGRLDRFLGPEQPLRLQDLENRGLDRLLGRYVRSDEGRVRIVTYVFLADARWKRQPPPGFVNALTGDDARIVITGTNVVSKEFRRIFSREAPRAVALGLVVVFVLLWIDFRSLRLTSIALAQLVCGVIMMLGMMRVLDVPLNYVNAFVATMILGVGIDYSIHIVHRFTLSDGLVEEGLLETGKAVVMAALTNIAGFGTLWFGNYPALRSFGQVALIGSLTCLLTALTLVPAIMGRQQKG; encoded by the coding sequence ATGAGCTCCGACTCCTCGGGCAACCCACAGTTTGGCGGGCGACATCGATTGCTTCTACGCGTCGAGCGCTTCGGAAGACGACACTACCTGATCGTCTTCGTGATGGCTGCGTTGGCGCTGGCGGCGGGTGGGTTCTTCGGATCCAAACTAAAACTGGAATCCAATGTCCTAGCGTTGATTCCCGAGGGAAATCGCCAGGTCGACACGCTGAAGGAAGCGTTGAACGACTTCGGTTCGATCGATTACCTGATGGTGCTGCTCGAGGCGGCGGACGATAACTCCCAGGACTCGCTCGAGGATTTCTCCGACGTCCTGGCGGAGCGCCTCTCGGCTGAGACCGAACTGATCGAGTACGTCGAGCATCGGTTCGCGTTGGATGAGTCGTTCCTCGAACTGTTCTACGACAACGCGCTGCTCTTCTTGCCACCGGAGAAGTTGGCCGACGTGGCGGCCAAGTTGGAAGACGAAGCGATTCGCCGCCAGGTTCAGGAGACGCGACTCCATCTGAGCAATCCGGCGGCAATCCTCCTCGATGACCCACAGCGCGCAGATCCGCTCGGGTTGATGCCGCTGTTCCTGGATCGCCTGCAGAGCAATCGCAACGTGCTGCAGATCGATGTCAGCGACGGCTACTACCTGTCGCGCGATCGCAAGTTGTTGATCATGTTGGTCAAGCCGACGGGCCCCTCGCAGGACATCGATTTCGACGAGCGCCTGCTACAGGCGGTGCGCCAGGCCGAGACCGATTCCCGCGACGAGATCCACGAGCGGGACGGCGCCGATGCGTTGACGCCTTCGGTGCACTACGGCGGAAACTACGCGGTCGCCGTAGACGAGGCCGATCTGATCCGTGAGGACGTCAGCCGGAATCTGATCCTCTCGCTTCTCGCGGTCTCGATGCTGTACTGGCTCTGTTACCGACGATTCGCGGCGTTGCTCTACAGCAGCATCCCGCTTCTGGTCGGCCAGGCCCTGACCTTCGGGCTGGCGTTTCTGGTGCTCCAATCGCTGAACGCGTCGTCCTCGGCGTTCACCGCATTACTGATGGGGCTTGGTACGGACTTCGTCATCGTCATCTACGCACGGTATGTCGAGGAGCGTCGGGCCGGCAGAACCCTCGCGCAGGCCACCGAGCGAATGATCGGCGAGACCGGGCTTGGGGTCTTCACCGGAGCCATCACATCGGCCGGCACGTTCTACGCGATGTGCATCAGCCAGTTTCGCGGCCTGCGGGATCTCGGCTTCTTGATTGGCAGCGGCATCCTGCTCTGCGCGGTGGCGATCCTGTTCATGCTTCCGGCGATGATCACCTGGAACGAGGGTGTACGAAAGCGCAAGGTCGATTCGGTCAAGAAACTGCATCTGCAGTCGTTCCTTCTGGAGCACCTGATTCCGTTGTCGGTCCGCTATCGCAAGACCGTCATCACGTTGATCGTCATCGCGACCCTCGGTAGTGGCTGGCTGGCGACGCGGTTGGAATTCGACGATTCGATCAAGGCGCTCCGCAGTAACAAGTCTGCGGCCTACCAGGTTCAGAAGCGCATCACGGACCGCTTCGGTGCGGCACTCTCGTACATGATGGCCATCGTGGAGGCACCCACCCACGACGAGGCCCTGGCCTTGACGCAGAAGGTCGAAGATCGACTGCAGCCGTTCGTCGAGGACGGCACCGTCGGCTCCTACGATTCCGTCCTGGCCTACCTACCCGGCGAGACTCAGCAGCGAGAGGTCTTACAGGCGGTCGCCGCCAGTCCCGCGGAATTCGACGCCGAACGGGTCAAGAGCACGTTTCTCTCGGAGCTCGATAAACAGAGGATGAACCCCGCGGCGTTCGACGAGTTCCTGGGACGACTGGATCGCTTTCTCGGTCCCGAGCAGCCGTTGAGGCTCCAGGACCTCGAGAACCGTGGTCTGGATCGACTTCTGGGTCGTTACGTGCGGAGCGACGAGGGACGGGTACGAATCGTGACCTACGTCTTTCTCGCCGATGCTCGCTGGAAGCGTCAACCTCCGCCCGGCTTCGTCAACGCTCTGACCGGCGATGACGCACGGATTGTCATCACCGGCACGAACGTCGTCAGCAAGGAGTTCCGCAGAATCTTCAGCCGCGAAGCGCCGCGTGCGGTGGCTCTTGGGCTTGTGGTCGTCTTCGTGTTGCTGTGGATCGATTTCCGCAGCCTTCGTCTGACGAGTATCGCCCTGGCGCAGCTGGTCTGCGGCGTGATCATGATGCTCGGCATGATGCGCGTGCTGGACGTGCCGCTGAACTACGTCAACGCCTTCGTTGCGACGATGATCCTGGGTGTCGGAATCGACTACAGTATTCATATCGTGCATCGCTTCACACTCAGCGATGGACTTGTCGAGGAAGGACTCCTCGAAACGGGCAAGGCCGTCGTCATGGCGGCGTTGACCAATATCGCCGGGTTCGGAACTCTCTGGTTTGGCAACTACCCGGCCCTTCGGAGTTTCGGCCAGGTCGCGTTGATCGGCTCGTTGACCTGCTTGCTGACCGCATTGACCCTGGTTCCAGCCATCATGGGTCGCCAACAGAAAGGTTGA
- a CDS encoding undecaprenyl-diphosphate phosphatase: MFWIAVLLGLVEGLTEFLPVSSTGHLIVTSALLGFEGERAELFEIFIQLGAILGVVVEFRQKLFKLVFELPTQRRSRTFAVKLLIAFLPLAIVGLALRDLITTHLFNPQMVAWALIVGAILILIVEGIRIKPNVHDATNLGWGQAAWIGLAQMLALWPGFSRSAATILGGVVTGLDRRAATEFSFFLAIPVMMAAGCYDLYSNFHHLQPGDGGWLSLSFAISFVVGWAAVRWLLKFVATHTFRAFAYYRIVLGCVLLIYFH, from the coding sequence ATGTTCTGGATCGCAGTGTTGCTTGGCCTGGTCGAGGGTCTAACGGAGTTCCTTCCCGTTTCGTCGACCGGTCACCTGATCGTTACATCGGCCTTGCTAGGTTTCGAGGGAGAGCGGGCCGAACTGTTCGAGATCTTCATCCAGCTGGGTGCGATTCTCGGCGTGGTCGTCGAATTCCGTCAAAAGCTGTTCAAGCTGGTCTTTGAGCTCCCGACGCAACGCCGTTCGCGCACCTTCGCCGTCAAGTTGTTGATCGCGTTCCTGCCGTTGGCCATCGTCGGCCTGGCGTTGCGGGACCTGATCACGACCCATCTGTTCAATCCGCAGATGGTCGCCTGGGCGTTGATCGTCGGTGCGATCCTGATCCTGATCGTCGAGGGGATCCGGATCAAGCCGAACGTACACGACGCGACCAACCTAGGTTGGGGACAGGCGGCGTGGATCGGCCTGGCCCAGATGCTGGCACTCTGGCCGGGCTTTTCTCGGTCCGCGGCGACGATCCTCGGCGGGGTGGTCACCGGTCTCGATCGGCGTGCCGCGACCGAGTTCTCGTTCTTCCTGGCGATCCCGGTGATGATGGCCGCCGGCTGCTACGACCTCTACAGCAACTTTCATCATCTACAGCCCGGCGACGGTGGATGGTTGTCGCTGTCGTTCGCCATCTCGTTCGTCGTCGGCTGGGCTGCGGTCCGCTGGCTCCTCAAGTTCGTTGCCACACACACGTTTCGAGCGTTCGCCTACTATCGCATCGTTCTTGGGTGCGTCCTGTTGATCTACTTTCACTGA
- a CDS encoding pyridoxal-dependent decarboxylase, whose protein sequence is MTTKPTPGQTGIGDMDAGEFREWAHRVADLAADYLEGLEQLPVVPNVKPGEIRAQLSDAPPVDPQPTEEIFADYKRLIEPNITHWQHPRFMAYFPSMASGPGILGEWLSATLNSNVMMWRNAPASTELEECVVAWLRQMLGLPGTFSGMFTDTASISTLLSLVAARHKVLDLETPTRLRLYASDQAHMSIEKAAMVIGVGPDGVRPIPADRNYRMDVDALARAIREDRDAGWQPFCVAGTLGTTASTSIDPARAIGELCRDEGLWCHFDAAYGGALALVPEYRDLLAGWELADSIVINPHKWFFTPFDASLLLFRDGDAFRNAFALNPEYLKTATDGQATNFNEYGIQLGRRFRALKLWIMIRYFGTEGFARRIRAHVEWAREFRDWIDAAQDWERLAPTPAATICFRYHPSGIDDPGTLDRLNVDILERINEEGRFYLSHARLDDRHTLRLTIGNLRQTRAHVAEAWQVLQATAARVTPRED, encoded by the coding sequence ATGACGACCAAACCCACGCCGGGGCAGACCGGTATCGGCGACATGGACGCCGGTGAGTTTCGCGAATGGGCACACCGTGTCGCGGATCTCGCCGCAGACTATCTGGAGGGTCTTGAGCAGCTTCCCGTCGTTCCGAACGTCAAACCGGGCGAGATCCGCGCGCAGCTCTCCGACGCGCCGCCCGTCGATCCGCAGCCCACCGAAGAGATCTTTGCCGACTACAAGCGATTGATCGAACCCAACATCACCCACTGGCAGCACCCTCGATTCATGGCCTATTTCCCCAGCATGGCCAGTGGTCCGGGAATCCTCGGCGAGTGGCTGTCCGCGACTCTGAATTCCAACGTGATGATGTGGCGCAACGCCCCGGCGTCAACAGAGCTGGAGGAGTGTGTCGTCGCATGGCTGCGACAGATGCTTGGCCTACCGGGGACGTTCAGCGGGATGTTCACCGACACGGCATCGATCTCGACGCTCCTCAGCCTGGTGGCGGCCCGTCACAAGGTTCTGGATCTGGAGACTCCCACTCGGTTGAGGCTCTACGCCTCCGATCAGGCTCACATGTCGATCGAGAAGGCGGCGATGGTGATCGGTGTGGGCCCGGACGGGGTGCGACCCATCCCCGCAGATCGAAACTACCGCATGGACGTCGATGCACTGGCGCGCGCGATCCGCGAAGACCGTGACGCCGGCTGGCAACCGTTCTGTGTGGCCGGAACGCTCGGCACGACCGCCTCGACGAGTATCGACCCGGCACGAGCCATCGGAGAGTTATGTCGGGACGAGGGTCTGTGGTGCCATTTCGATGCGGCTTACGGTGGGGCCCTGGCGTTGGTTCCCGAGTACCGTGACTTGCTGGCGGGCTGGGAGCTGGCCGACTCGATCGTCATCAATCCCCACAAGTGGTTCTTCACGCCGTTCGATGCGTCGTTACTTCTCTTCCGCGATGGTGATGCGTTTCGTAACGCATTCGCCCTGAATCCCGAGTACCTGAAAACGGCGACCGACGGTCAGGCGACGAACTTCAATGAGTACGGAATCCAGCTCGGGCGTCGATTCCGTGCGTTGAAGCTGTGGATCATGATCCGTTACTTCGGGACCGAGGGGTTTGCCAGGCGGATTCGTGCTCACGTCGAGTGGGCAAGGGAGTTCCGTGACTGGATCGACGCGGCGCAGGATTGGGAACGGCTGGCGCCGACGCCCGCTGCGACGATCTGTTTTCGTTATCACCCGAGTGGAATCGACGACCCCGGGACGCTGGACCGGTTGAATGTCGACATCCTGGAGCGCATCAACGAGGAGGGCCGGTTCTATCTCTCCCACGCCAGGTTGGACGATCGTCATACCCTCAGATTGACGATCGGCAATCTCCGCCAGACACGCGCACATGTCGCAGAAGCCTGGCAGGTTCTGCAGGCAACCGCGGCGCGGGTGACGCCCCGCGAGGACTGA